Within the Corynebacterium afermentans subsp. lipophilum genome, the region TCTCCGCTGGAAGGTAAGACGGTGACCACCGAAGGCGTCGTCACGGCGGTGTACGACGAAGGTGGCAAGAAAGGCTTCTTCCTCCAGACCGCAGGTACCGGCGGAGAGGCGAAGAACCCGGGCGACGCATCTGACGGCATCTTTATCTACATGGGTGACAACCAGAACTACCCGAAGCGCGGGGATTCTCTGCAGGTCACTGGTGCAGTAAGCGAGTACTACAAGCAGACGCAGATCACCGCGTCGACTATTGAACAGCTCGACGAAGCACTTGAAGCTCCCAAGGCCATCGAAATCGAAACCCTTCCAGCTGGCGACGACGCCCGCGAGCCCTACGAGGGCATGCTCGTGCGACCGAAGAGCTACACGGTGACCGACAACTACTCCCTGAACACTCATGGAGACCTGGGGCTCGCTCCGGGCGATAAGGCGTTCCGCAACCCGACCGATGTGATCGCACCGAACAAGGCCAAGGTTGCTGAGATGAATGCCAAGCAGGCGGCAGAGGTTGTATACCTCGACGACGGCAGAACCAGCGATTACTTCAGGACAGACACGGACACCCCTCTGCCGTACATTGTCACCTCCGACGGTGGCGTGAAGTCCATCCGCACCGGCGACCAGGTGGAGTTCCAAACCGACGTAGTGGTGGATTACTCCTTCGACCAGTGGCGATTCCAGCCACTGCAGCCGATCACCGGCAAGAATACCGCCGAAGAACTGCCGATCACATGGAATGACTCCCGCAAGTCTTCCTACGACATTCCAGACACTGTCGAAGGTGACTACTCCATCGGTTTCTTCAACGTGCTGAACTACTTCACCTCCTTGGGCAAGGACGAGCCCGGCTGCCGGGCGCACACCGACAAGGACGGCACCAAGGTCAGCACCGACTTCTGCGACGTGCGCGGCGCGTACAGCCAGGATGCGTTCCGGGATCAGCAGGCGAAGATCGTCACCGCGATTAACAAGCTCGACGCGCACGTTCTCGGCCTGTCCGAAATCGAAAACGGTGCCCGCGTCACCGGCGATGTTGCGCAGCGCGACAACGCGTTGTCCAACTTGGTCAAGGAGCTAAATGAAGCCGCCGGCGAGAACAAGTGGGACTACGTGAAATCTCCGAGCGCACTCGGCACCGCCGAAGACTTCATCCGCGTCGGCTTCATCTACCAGCCCGCACATGTCGAGCCGGTCGGCGAGTCCCGCATCTTCGACGACCCGGCCTTCACCCGCATGGCACGCCAGCCGCTGGCGCAGGAGTTCAACACCGTCAACCGTGACGACGACGAAAACTTCGTCGCCGTAGTCAACCACTTCAAGTCCAAGGGCTCCGTGGCCAATAACGACAAAGCCACCGACGACGGCCAGGGCAACAACGCCAATGTCCGCGTTGCGCAGGCGCAGGCACTGCTCGACCACATGGACAAGCAGGACGACTGGCAGGAGCTGCCGACCTTCCTCGTCGGAGACTTCAACGCCTACACCATGGAAAACGCGTTGAGCACCCTGCGCGGTAACGGCTACACGCTCGTCCACCACGAGAAGGATTTCCCCCAGGAGTCATACCAGTTCAACGGCCAGCTCGGCTCCCTGGACCACGTCTTCGCCAACGAAGCTGCGATGGCTCTCGTGCAAGATTCGGCTGTCTGGAACATCAACGGCGACGAGTCTGTCGCGTTCGAGTACTCCCGCCGCAACTACAACGTCCAGGACTTCTTCGGCGACGGCGACGACCCGCTCTACGGCTACGGTAACCCGTTCCGCTCCTCCGACCACGACCCGGTGAAGGTCGGCTTCGGTGCCAAGCTCAAGGAGGAAGAGGACGCGGACAAGTTCGATCTTCAGGCCGGCGAGGAAGTTACCGTCGAGCAGGGTGCCGAGCTTCCCGACGCCAAGTCTGTGATCACCGGTGCAGACAAGCTGCCGGAGGGCACCACGTTCGAATGGAAGTCCCCGGAGAACACCGACACGGTTGGCGATGGTCAGAAGGGTGAGATCACCGTCACCTACCCAGACAAGAGCACTGACACCGTTGAGGTCGTCGTCAATGTCACGCCGGTGGACGATGAGGAAAAGCCGCGTTACATCGTGAAGGCTGAGGTGAACGACGCCGGCGAGCTGGTTGTGACCTACGACAACGGCGATACCGAAAACCTCGGCAAGGTCACTGGCGAGGACGGCACCGATGGCGAGCAAGGCCCGAAGGGCGACAAGGGCGACACCGGCGCACCTGGCAAGGATGGCCAGGACGGCACCGACGGCGAGCAAGGCCCGAAGGGTGACAAGGGTGACACCGGCGCCGCAGGCAAGGACGGCAAGGACGGTGCCGACGGCAAGCAGGGCCCGAAGGGTGACAAGGGCGACACCGGCGCCGCAGGCAAGGACGGCAAGGACGGTGCCGACGGCAAGCAAGGCCCGAAGGGCGACAAGGGCGACACCGGCGCCGCAGGCAAGGACGGCAAGGACGGTGCCGACGGCAAGCAAGGCCCGAAGGGCGACAAGGGCGACACCGGCGCACCTGGCAAGGATGGCCAGGACGGCACCGACGGCAAGCAAGGCCCGAAGGGCGACAAGGGCGACACCGGCGCACCTGGCAAGGATGGCCAGGACGGCACCGACGGCAAGCAGGGCCCGAAGGGCGACAAGGGCGACACCGGCGCACCTGGCAAGGACGGTCGTGGTGTGAAGTCGTTCGAGGTCAACGCCGAGGGACACTTGATCGTTACCTACTCGGACGGTGCGACCGCAGATCTGGGGAAGGTCACTGGCCAGGACGGCGCCGACGGCAAGCAGGGCCCGAAGGGCGACAAGGGCGAGACCGGCAAACCTGGTAAAGACGGCCGCGACGGCATTGACGGCAAGGACGGCGTCGATGGCAAGCCGGGCAAGGACGGCGAGCAGGGCCCGAAGGGTGACAAGGGTGACACCGGCGCCGCAGGCAAGGACGGCAAGGACGGCGCCGACGGCAAGCAGGGCCCGAAGGGTGACAAGGGTGACACCGGCGCCGCAGGCAAGGACGGTGCCGACGGCAAGCAGGGCCCGAAGGGTGACAAGGGCGACACCGGCGCCGCAGGCAAGGACGGCAAGGACGGTGCCGACGGCAAGCAGGGCCCGAAGGGTGACAAGGGCGACACCGGCACCGATGGCCGCGACGGCAGGGACGGCCGCGGCATCGCGAACCTGGAGGTCAATGAGGACGGCGAGCTGATGGTCACCTACTCCGACGGCGAGACCCAGAACCTGGGTCGCGTCGTGGGCGCTGACGGCACCGACGGTACTGACGGCAAGAATGGCCAAGACGGCAAGCCGGGCCCGAAGGGCGACAAGGGCGACAAGGGCGACACCGGCGCCGCAGGCAAGGACGGCGAAAAGGGCGAGAAGGGTGCCGATGGCGCCAACGCTCCGGCTGGCGAGGGTTCCAGCGTGAGCGACCGCTGCCTGCCGACGGTGGGCATCATGGCGCTGCCGCTACTGGCGCTGATCCCGCTGGGTCTGGCCGCCACCGCGGATGTTCCGGCGCTGGCTCCGGTGAAGGAACAGCTCAACAAGATTGGCGAGCAGCTGCCGGTCCCGACGGACAAGGCTGCCCCGATCGCTGGCGCAGCGCTGGCCATCGCCGCGATTGCCACGCTGGCCACGCTGTGCTCCACCGAGGGCGGTTCCTCTAAGTAGCCCCCAGGCAAGGCCGCACAGCCTTCAGCGATAGCCCCGTCCCGGAAACTTTTCCGGGGCGGGGCTTACTGCATTGAAAACAGTTTCCAATAATGGTTGGATATCCCCTATGCGAAATCGTTTTCACCCCTCTCCCCTGGCCGCGATTGCGGCAACTGCTCTTGCTGGTTCGGTGCTGGCCGGATGCTCGTCGGAAAGCAATGATGCAAGCGGCAGCGACATGATCGCCACCACCAACGTCTGGGCGGACGTGGCCTCCGCGGTCACGGGCGAGGACGTGGACGCGATCATCACCGGTGATGCGGTGGATCCGCACCACTACGAGCCGTCCGCGAAGGACCTCTCGCGAATCAAGGAAGCGGACACCGTCGTGGCCAACGGCGGCGCGTACGACGCCGCCCTCTACACCGCCGCTGAGCAGGACCGCATCATCTACGCAATCCCGCTTCTCGACGAGCACGAGGCTCACGACCACGAGCATGCCCACGACCACGCGCACATGCCCAACTCCCTGGACGAACTCGAGCACGCCTGGTTCGCGCCGGAGAAGGTGCTGCAGGTCGCAGAGGACATTGCGGATCGCACCGGAGGGGACGCGTCAGACGTCAAGCAGCGCATCGGCGACACCCAATCCAAGCTCAACGCGGTGCCGCACGTGCACATCGGCATGACTGAGACGATCGCGGCCGGCCTGGTGTGGGGCACGGAGCTGCACGACATCACGCCCGAGGAGTACGTCAAGGCCAGCCTGAACCACCAGGAGCCGTCCGCGGCGGCGGTGGCGGCCTTCCTGGAGCAGATCGAGCGCGGCGAGCTGGACATGCTGTTTGTGAACCCGCAGAGCACCAACAGCGCCACCCAGCGGTTGGCGGATGCGGCGAAGGCGCATAATGTTCCCGTTGTTGAAATTCGGGAGACGCCCCCGGCCGGCCAGAATTTCCTGGACTACTTCGAGGAGATCGTGGGTCAGATCACCGACATCGCAGCCCACGCTGAGCCGACCGGCCACCACCACTAGGAATTGCCAATTTGATCGCTGAGCTTCGCAGCGCCGCCGTCGAACCACTCTGGCGCGACCTCACCCTCACCGTCGAGCCCGGCGAATTCATCGCGGTGCTCGGCCCAAACGGCGTGGGCAAATCCACCCTGCTGGGCACGCTGATGGGCACGCGCAAGCTCAGTTCCGGAGCTGCGAATGTCCACGGCCAGATCGGATTCATCCCGCAGCAGCACATGTTTCCGAAGGACTTGCCGGTGCGCGGGCGCGACCTTGTTGCGTTGGCGATGGGAAGGCGGGCGAGACCGGAGGACGTCGATAAGCAATTGGCTTCTGTGGGGGCGCAATCCTTTTCCGAGCGGCGCGTAGGTGTACTCTCCGGCGGCCAGCAGCAGCTCATCCGTCAGGCGCAGGCGTTCGCGCAATCGCCGGAGCTTTTGCTTTGCGACGAGCCCCTGCTCTCCCTCGACCCCGCCCGCGCACGCGACACAGTGCAACGCCTCGCCGAGCATCCGGCGGCTGTGCTGTGCGTGACACACTCGATCAATCCGGTGCTGGGCGTGGTGGATAGGGTGCTGTATCTGGGCCCGGAGGGGCACGTGGTGGGAAGCGTTTCCGAAGTGATGCGCTCCGAGGTGCTCAGCGAGCTCTACGGCACCCGCGTGGACGTTGTCGAAGTTGACGGACGGATGGTGGTCCTGTGAGTGCGTTTTTGGCGGACACGTCTTACCTGCTCGGGCAGGGGTTCGTGCAGACGACACTGGTGGCGTGCGCGCTGCTGGGCGTGCTGTCCGGCGTGATGGCGCCGCTGATCGTGCTGCGCCAGATGTCGTTTTCGGTGCACGCGACCTCCGAACTCGCGCTCATGGGCGCCTCCGCGGCGCTGCTGTTCGGGATCAACGTCGGCTTCGGCGCTGTGTTCGGCGCGGTCGTGGCCGCTCTGGTGCTGGCGGCGCTGGGGCTGAAGGGCCAGCAGGACTCCGCCGTGGGCGTGGCCATGAGCTTCGGCATGGCGCTGTCCGTGCTGTTCATCCACCTGTATCCGGGGAACTCGAACCGGGCGCTGTCGCTGCTGACCGGCCAGATTGTTGGCGTGTCGGCGCAGAACGTGATGCTGCTGGCGGGGACAACAATCCTGGTTGCAGGCGCCGTGCTGGTCCTGTGGCGGCCGCTGCTGTTCTCCTCCGCAGACCCCGTGATGGCCGCCGCGTGCGGCGTTCCCGTGCGCACGATGGCGCTGGTGTTCGCGGTTCTCGTGGGCATCGCGTCGGCCCAGTCTGTGCAGATCGTCGGCGCGTTGCTGGTGATGTCGCTGCTAATCACCCCGGGGGCGTCCGCCGCTCAGGTGACGGCGAACCCGAAGCTTGCGGTGGTGCTGTCCATCGTGTTCGCGGAAGTCGCGGCCGTAGGCGGGATGGTGCTTTCGCTCGCCCCAGGTATGCCGGTGAGCGTGTTCGTGGCCTTTATCTCGTTCGGGATCTACCTGGTGTGCCGGGTGGTCGGCAGGGTACGCGGCTAGCGGTACTCCCGGTAGTCCGCCGGTTGAGCGCCCTTTTCCACCGCGGCGGCGGCTGCGGCAAGGAAGTCGCGGCGCACCTTCTTCTGCCCCAGCTCGCGACCGGAGACGGACAAGCGGATCGTGTTGCCCTTCTCCGCGCCGCGCTCAGCGGCCTTGATCACGTTGCGGCGCCACCACTTCGCCGCGCCGTAGCCCTCACCCACCGACAGGTTGCGCGCCTGGGCGAACTCGCCGCGTTCAAGGCGGTAGATGCCCTTGGTGGAGGCAGCGACGGTAAAACCGAACTCGTCGAGCACCTTTAACGTGCCGTCCGACATGCGCCAGCGCGGCGGCGCGAACATATCCAAGTCGAAACCAAGCGCCGACATCTGACGCGTGGCGCCTTTGAGACGAAGCCTCGCCTCGTGCTCGCCCAAACTGGCAAACTCGCTGCGCCTTCCCTGCACCGGCTGGTCGAAGCCGTTGAGCATGAGCGCGCGGTTGCCGAGCTGCTCGGCGAGCCAGGCGCGGGTGCCTTCGTCCTTGGCCAGGTGCCACTTTTTGTCAATGTGGGGCGCAACCAGCAGTGAAACTGGCATCCCCTCGCGGTCCAGGTCGCGCACCATGCTGATGACGTCCTCCAACGTCGCGTCGAAGATGGAGGAAATTGAAACAAGCACGCGCCCAGGCATAGGGGAGATTATCGCACACGAAAACACTCTGCGCCGGGTGAAATTTTCTCGCATTGTTCGAACACGTGTTCTATATTGGCGGGGCCGTGTCGGGCGGGGTTCTACTATGCGTATCCAAGTGGAATGAAAGGAGGTGCTCCAGATGAGTGCAGTGCTCGACCAAGCGGTCAACCAAATCGTCGACGGGCTGCGGTCGCTTGCCGACGTAATGCGCGACCCCGACACTCTCCACCTCGTCTCCACCCACGTGGCCATGGAGCGCCTCCACGCCTGCCTGCCACTGCTGTCCAACGCGGACGTCGCGTTCGCGTTCCTCTGCGACCGGGACGGCGCAGGAGCCCTTGTCGGCGCGAACCACGCGGTGGAGTATCTGACGCGGAGCCTGGGCTTGTCCCGTCGAGAAGCATTCGCACTCTTGGAGCAGGGCAGGAAGCTCTACGGCGAACCCGAGGTGCCTGAGCCGGAGCCGAGCGAGGACGAAACGGAGCGCGAGCGCAAAGAGCAGGAGGCGGAAGCACGCCGCAAGAAGGCTCGCGAGGCGCAGGAGCGGGCGCGCCGTGCAGCCGAAAAAGCCAACGCGGAGAAGAAGCGGATTATCACTGACGCGCTCAAAGACCTCAACGAGCATGCTAACCCCGGCTACCAGGAGATCCTCGCCGAGGCGTTGGCGGCCGCCGAGTCCCTCACCGCCGAGGAGCTCCGGAAGTTCGTCCGCGACCAGGTTAAGCGCGCCAACAAGCGCGGGCGCGACTACGACGGCGAGAAAGACCCCCTCGCGGCCTGGAAAAAGCGCGGCATCTGGCTCGGGGAACCGGACGCGGACGGCGGCTCGCACTTCAGTGGCTACCTCGACGCCGCGTCACGGGCGAAGCTGGAGGCCTGCCTCGCCGCCGGCGACCACATGGGGTCCAACATGGAGGGCGAGGACGCCGCGAAGCGGGACAGCCGGCGCAAACACCAGCGCCGCCTTGACCAACTCATGAACGTGCTCGACCGCTACGGCGATGCCGCCACGAAGTCCCGCGGCGGGGTGGGCACAGTGGTGATCTCACTGACGCTCGACGACCTGCTGGAGGCGGACGCCTTCACCGAGTTCGCCACCAACACCTCGGTGTCGCTCACCCCGCTCGATATTGTCCGACTGGGCCTTGCGGGAGACAGCTTCATCCTTCAACTCGACTCGGTCACCGGTGTCCCGCTTTCCCTCGGCCGCACCCGACTGGCCTCCATGGAGCAGAAACTCGTACTGCTGGCCATGCAGGGCGTGTGCGCCTGGAACGGCTGCACCAGGCCGGGCGTCGAGCTCGAGGCCCACCACCTGGATTCCTACCTCAGCGGCGGGCTGACCAGCATCGACAACCTGGTCCTACTGTGTCGCGAGCACCACATGTGCAACAACGACAACAAGGACGGCGCCGGCAACAAGGGCCACTTCGGCCGCGACCCCGACACCGGCGACGTGCACTACCACCCCGCCAACGGAGACCCACCCAGGCACACGACCACCTACCAGTACCGAAATTCACCTGGTCAGAGGCTCGCCAAGAAGGCAAGGTCCCGGCACGGCGGCAACCCAAAACGCCCGCCGGACCCTGCCCTATTCGACCTGGACGGCTAAACCGCCCCGGCTTTCACCAGCGTCCACGCGTACTCGAATGCGGTCTGCTTCCACTTGGCGTAGCGGCCGGACACGCCGCCGTGCCCTGCGGACATCTCCGTCTTCAGCAGGATCTCGCCTGCGGTGCCCACCTCGCGCAGCTTGGCCACCCACTTCGCGGGCTCGACGTAGAGCACGCGGGTGTCGTTCAGGCTAGTCACCGCGAGAATGTCCGGGTAGTCCTGCGGAGTGACATTTTCGTACGGGGCGTACTTCGCCATGTAGTCGTACACCTCGGGATCGTGATACGGGTCGCCCCACTCCTCCCACTCGCCCACCGTCAGCGGCAGCTCCGGCTTCAGAATGGAGGTCAGCGGGTCCACGAACGGCACGATCGCGAGAACGCCGGCGAACTTCTCCGGCGCCATATTCGCCACCGCGCCCATGAGCAGGCCGCCTGCGGAGCCGCCCTCGGCCACCAGCTGCTCGTGGGTGGTCAACCCCAGCTCCACGACGCGGTCCGCGCACGCGATGAAGTCGGTGAACGTGTTGGCCTTGTGCAGCATCTTGCCGTTGTCGTACCACGCGCGACCCATCTCGCCGCCGCCGCGCACGTGGGCGCACACCCACACCATGCCGCGGTCGAGCAAACTCAACCGCGCCACGGAGAACCCGGGATCCGTGGACGCTTCGTAGGAGCCGTATCCGTACAGCAGCGCGGGCGCTGGGCCTTCGACGCCCTTGCGGCGCACCACCGAAATCGGCACCTGCTCGCCGTCCGGGGCGATTGCCCACTCGCCGTAAGCCTCGTACTCCTCCGGGTTGTAGCCGCCCTCGACCTCTTTTTCCTTCAGCAGTGTCAGCTCGCCGGTCGCGACCGTGTAGTCCAACACCTGCGAGGGCTGGGTGTACGACGAGTAGCCGACGCGCACCACCGGGGCGTCCCACTCCGGGTTTCCGCCGAGGCCCACGGTGTAGAGCTCCTCGGAGAACTCCAACTCCTTGAACTCGCCAAAGCCGCCGTCGAGCGTTGCCACGGCCAGCCGCGGAATCCCGCCGCGCCGGTACGCAATAAACAAAAAGTCGCGGTAAGTGTCGATCCCTTCGATGCGCACGGTCTCGGAGTGCTCCACCAGCACGGGCAGCTCCCGCAGGGGCGCCACGGTGCCGACCGGGGTCGTCGCAACGCAGAAGTTCGCCCCGTGCGCGTTGTGGGTGACTACCCACTGCTCTTCGCCATCGACGACGCAGAAGTCGGGGTGGTACTCGATGCCCGCTTCGCGCTCCCACAGCACCTCAAATTCGCCGGTGGGGTCAGCCAGGTCGAGCACGCGGTACTCGGAGGTCAACGACGACGACGCAATGATCATGAGGAAGCGTTCCGCGCGGTCCGCGCCCACGCCGACGCCGAACTTCTCGTCGGTCTCTTCGTACACCAGCACGTCTTCGGCAGCAGGTGTGCCCAGCTTGTGGCGCCAGATCTGGTGGGGACGCCAGGCGTCGTCGCAGCGGACGTAGAACAGGTAGTCCTCGCCCGCCCAGGTCGCGCCGTAGAAGAGGCCCTCGAGCTCGTCGTCGAGCAGCTCGCCGGTCTCGAGGTTCTTGATCCGCATGGTGAAGCGCTCGTCGCCTTCGGTGTCGAAGGAGTACGCGAGCAGGCGCCCGGAGGTGGACACGGACGATGCCCCGAGCGCGAAGAACTCGTGCCCGGCGGCGAGCTCGTTGACGTCGAGAAGCACCTGCTCCCCCGGCATGTCCTCGGTGACCTCAGGCGGGGTCCACGGGTCATCGGCGGTCGGGACGCGGCACGAGATGCCGTAGTCCTTGCCCTCGATGGTGCGGCCGTAGTACCACCAGTCGCCCTGGCGCTGCGGCACGGACATGTCGGTCTCTTTGATGCGGGATTTGATCTCGCCGTAGACGTCGTCCACCAGCCCGGACCAGGCGGACGTTTTTTCTTCCGTATAGGAGTTTTCGGCCTCGAGGTGGGCGATGACTTCTGGGTTGTCCTTGTCGCGCAGCCACTCGTAGTTGTCCACGAACTCGCGGCCGTGAAATTTGCGGACAATCGGGCGTTTCTCAGCTACGGGTGGGATCATGCGTGCTCCCCCGGCCATTCGGAGAAGCGGCGGCCAGAAAGGCGCTCGTACGCCTCGATGTAGCGGTCGCGGGTTGCCTCCACGACGGAGCCGGGTAGCTCCGGTGGCGTGGTGCCTTCCTTTTGGTCCCAGCCGGACTTCGGGCCGGTGAGCCAGTTGCGCACGTATTGCTTGTCAAAGCTGGGTTGGCTGCGTCCTTCTTCGTAGTTGTCGGCGGGCCAGTAGCGGGAGGAGTCGGGCGTGAGCACTTCGTCGGCGAGCACGAGCTCGCCGTTTTCGTCCAGGCCGAACTCGAGCTTGG harbors:
- a CDS encoding ExeM/NucH family extracellular endonuclease — protein: MSTFRKSLGAAFAIALAAGTVSVVAPTASAATDGSNVVINEVYGGGGNSGATYTHDFVELYNPTDQEIDLEGWTVDQCAKGGSCHGKATLTGKIPAGGYFLIQGAQGNGGTKALPSPNQAEDSLTYSGTDAIAYLKDASGETIDLVGWGSAKKFEGTAAPRTTNKTSVQRKEDGKDTDNNAQDFFAGAPTPGSANGKPPAETAPEDPADPAPQPEQPQPQPGEITPIAEIQGTGAKSPLEGKTVTTEGVVTAVYDEGGKKGFFLQTAGTGGEAKNPGDASDGIFIYMGDNQNYPKRGDSLQVTGAVSEYYKQTQITASTIEQLDEALEAPKAIEIETLPAGDDAREPYEGMLVRPKSYTVTDNYSLNTHGDLGLAPGDKAFRNPTDVIAPNKAKVAEMNAKQAAEVVYLDDGRTSDYFRTDTDTPLPYIVTSDGGVKSIRTGDQVEFQTDVVVDYSFDQWRFQPLQPITGKNTAEELPITWNDSRKSSYDIPDTVEGDYSIGFFNVLNYFTSLGKDEPGCRAHTDKDGTKVSTDFCDVRGAYSQDAFRDQQAKIVTAINKLDAHVLGLSEIENGARVTGDVAQRDNALSNLVKELNEAAGENKWDYVKSPSALGTAEDFIRVGFIYQPAHVEPVGESRIFDDPAFTRMARQPLAQEFNTVNRDDDENFVAVVNHFKSKGSVANNDKATDDGQGNNANVRVAQAQALLDHMDKQDDWQELPTFLVGDFNAYTMENALSTLRGNGYTLVHHEKDFPQESYQFNGQLGSLDHVFANEAAMALVQDSAVWNINGDESVAFEYSRRNYNVQDFFGDGDDPLYGYGNPFRSSDHDPVKVGFGAKLKEEEDADKFDLQAGEEVTVEQGAELPDAKSVITGADKLPEGTTFEWKSPENTDTVGDGQKGEITVTYPDKSTDTVEVVVNVTPVDDEEKPRYIVKAEVNDAGELVVTYDNGDTENLGKVTGEDGTDGEQGPKGDKGDTGAPGKDGQDGTDGEQGPKGDKGDTGAAGKDGKDGADGKQGPKGDKGDTGAAGKDGKDGADGKQGPKGDKGDTGAAGKDGKDGADGKQGPKGDKGDTGAPGKDGQDGTDGKQGPKGDKGDTGAPGKDGQDGTDGKQGPKGDKGDTGAPGKDGRGVKSFEVNAEGHLIVTYSDGATADLGKVTGQDGADGKQGPKGDKGETGKPGKDGRDGIDGKDGVDGKPGKDGEQGPKGDKGDTGAAGKDGKDGADGKQGPKGDKGDTGAAGKDGADGKQGPKGDKGDTGAAGKDGKDGADGKQGPKGDKGDTGTDGRDGRDGRGIANLEVNEDGELMVTYSDGETQNLGRVVGADGTDGTDGKNGQDGKPGPKGDKGDKGDTGAAGKDGEKGEKGADGANAPAGEGSSVSDRCLPTVGIMALPLLALIPLGLAATADVPALAPVKEQLNKIGEQLPVPTDKAAPIAGAALAIAAIATLATLCSTEGGSSK
- a CDS encoding DUF222 domain-containing protein; translated protein: MSAVLDQAVNQIVDGLRSLADVMRDPDTLHLVSTHVAMERLHACLPLLSNADVAFAFLCDRDGAGALVGANHAVEYLTRSLGLSRREAFALLEQGRKLYGEPEVPEPEPSEDETERERKEQEAEARRKKAREAQERARRAAEKANAEKKRIITDALKDLNEHANPGYQEILAEALAAAESLTAEELRKFVRDQVKRANKRGRDYDGEKDPLAAWKKRGIWLGEPDADGGSHFSGYLDAASRAKLEACLAAGDHMGSNMEGEDAAKRDSRRKHQRRLDQLMNVLDRYGDAATKSRGGVGTVVISLTLDDLLEADAFTEFATNTSVSLTPLDIVRLGLAGDSFILQLDSVTGVPLSLGRTRLASMEQKLVLLAMQGVCAWNGCTRPGVELEAHHLDSYLSGGLTSIDNLVLLCREHHMCNNDNKDGAGNKGHFGRDPDTGDVHYHPANGDPPRHTTTYQYRNSPGQRLAKKARSRHGGNPKRPPDPALFDLDG
- a CDS encoding DUF2334 domain-containing protein, coding for MPGRVLVSISSIFDATLEDVISMVRDLDREGMPVSLLVAPHIDKKWHLAKDEGTRAWLAEQLGNRALMLNGFDQPVQGRRSEFASLGEHEARLRLKGATRQMSALGFDLDMFAPPRWRMSDGTLKVLDEFGFTVAASTKGIYRLERGEFAQARNLSVGEGYGAAKWWRRNVIKAAERGAEKGNTIRLSVSGRELGQKKVRRDFLAAAAAAVEKGAQPADYREYR
- a CDS encoding metal ABC transporter ATP-binding protein, with the translated sequence MIAELRSAAVEPLWRDLTLTVEPGEFIAVLGPNGVGKSTLLGTLMGTRKLSSGAANVHGQIGFIPQQHMFPKDLPVRGRDLVALAMGRRARPEDVDKQLASVGAQSFSERRVGVLSGGQQQLIRQAQAFAQSPELLLCDEPLLSLDPARARDTVQRLAEHPAAVLCVTHSINPVLGVVDRVLYLGPEGHVVGSVSEVMRSEVLSELYGTRVDVVEVDGRMVVL
- a CDS encoding metal ABC transporter solute-binding protein, Zn/Mn family yields the protein MRNRFHPSPLAAIAATALAGSVLAGCSSESNDASGSDMIATTNVWADVASAVTGEDVDAIITGDAVDPHHYEPSAKDLSRIKEADTVVANGGAYDAALYTAAEQDRIIYAIPLLDEHEAHDHEHAHDHAHMPNSLDELEHAWFAPEKVLQVAEDIADRTGGDASDVKQRIGDTQSKLNAVPHVHIGMTETIAAGLVWGTELHDITPEEYVKASLNHQEPSAAAVAAFLEQIERGELDMLFVNPQSTNSATQRLADAAKAHNVPVVEIRETPPAGQNFLDYFEEIVGQITDIAAHAEPTGHHH
- a CDS encoding S9 family peptidase gives rise to the protein MIPPVAEKRPIVRKFHGREFVDNYEWLRDKDNPEVIAHLEAENSYTEEKTSAWSGLVDDVYGEIKSRIKETDMSVPQRQGDWWYYGRTIEGKDYGISCRVPTADDPWTPPEVTEDMPGEQVLLDVNELAAGHEFFALGASSVSTSGRLLAYSFDTEGDERFTMRIKNLETGELLDDELEGLFYGATWAGEDYLFYVRCDDAWRPHQIWRHKLGTPAAEDVLVYEETDEKFGVGVGADRAERFLMIIASSSLTSEYRVLDLADPTGEFEVLWEREAGIEYHPDFCVVDGEEQWVVTHNAHGANFCVATTPVGTVAPLRELPVLVEHSETVRIEGIDTYRDFLFIAYRRGGIPRLAVATLDGGFGEFKELEFSEELYTVGLGGNPEWDAPVVRVGYSSYTQPSQVLDYTVATGELTLLKEKEVEGGYNPEEYEAYGEWAIAPDGEQVPISVVRRKGVEGPAPALLYGYGSYEASTDPGFSVARLSLLDRGMVWVCAHVRGGGEMGRAWYDNGKMLHKANTFTDFIACADRVVELGLTTHEQLVAEGGSAGGLLMGAVANMAPEKFAGVLAIVPFVDPLTSILKPELPLTVGEWEEWGDPYHDPEVYDYMAKYAPYENVTPQDYPDILAVTSLNDTRVLYVEPAKWVAKLREVGTAGEILLKTEMSAGHGGVSGRYAKWKQTAFEYAWTLVKAGAV
- a CDS encoding metal ABC transporter permease gives rise to the protein MSAFLADTSYLLGQGFVQTTLVACALLGVLSGVMAPLIVLRQMSFSVHATSELALMGASAALLFGINVGFGAVFGAVVAALVLAALGLKGQQDSAVGVAMSFGMALSVLFIHLYPGNSNRALSLLTGQIVGVSAQNVMLLAGTTILVAGAVLVLWRPLLFSSADPVMAAACGVPVRTMALVFAVLVGIASAQSVQIVGALLVMSLLITPGASAAQVTANPKLAVVLSIVFAEVAAVGGMVLSLAPGMPVSVFVAFISFGIYLVCRVVGRVRG